In Melanotaenia boesemani isolate fMelBoe1 chromosome 18, fMelBoe1.pri, whole genome shotgun sequence, the following proteins share a genomic window:
- the snx16 gene encoding sorting nexin-16: protein MASPFVPVPVPMDRTSSAGGSKPRRPPRAASLGSVSSSSDSSSPIARVTEEGCNRGVGSQHKSRCMDRTNRSRTPPPLQNPVTPARMNGTPKPSVEVCSCPRSTSDPAGSQQVEDRPITPTVLGYEVMEERAKFTVYKILVRKTPDESWVVFRRYTDFSRLNDKLKEAFPGFRLSLPPKRWFKDNYDSDFLEDRQLGLQAFLQNLVAHKDVAHCLAVREFLCLDDPPGPFDSLEESRAFCETLEESNYRLQKELLEKQKEITFLKRKLEEREAAVLLLEKHLNGQCVSPESPCGLVAQGSDSSAEADVESSAAEADQATPDDAGGRCDVQLVRSSACWCRPSLSTSPPVIQVTQLSHQKPQQ from the exons ATGGCGTCACCTTTCGTGCCTGTCCCGGTTCCCATGGACAGAACCTCATCAGCTGGAGGCAGCAAGCCGAGGCGGCCACCGCGAGCTGCATCTCTGGGAAGCGTCTCCAGCAGCTCGGACTCCTCGTCTCCCATTGCCAGGGTGACTGAGGAGGGATGCAACAGAGGGGTGGGTTCTCAGCATAAATCCCGCTGCATGGACAGAACTAACCGCAGCCGGACACCACCGCCCTTACAGAACCCTGTGACGCCAGCCCGGATGAATGGGACCCCGAAGCCCTCTGTAGAGGTCTGCAGCTGCCCCCGATCCACGTCAGACCCTGCAGGGAGCCAGCAGGTGGAGGACAGGCCTATCACACCCACCGTGCTGGGCTACGAAGTCATGGAGGAGAGGGCCAAGTTCACG GTTTATAAGATCCTGGTGAGGAAGACTCCGGATGAGAGCTGGGTTGTTTTCAGACGATACACAGACTTCTCCAGACTCAATGACAAG TTAAAGGAAGCGTTTCCTGGTTTCCGCCTGTCGCTGCCTCCTAAGAGATGGTTTAAAGACAACTACGACAGTGACTTCCTGGAGGACCGACAGCTGGGACTGCAGGCCTTCCTTCAGAACCTGGTGGCTCACAAGGACGTGGCTCACTG TCTGGCAGTGAGGGAGTTTCTGTGTCTCGATGACCCACCTGGACCATTTGATAGTCTGGAAGAGAGCCGG GCGTTCTGTGAAACCCTGGAGGAGAGTAACTACCGTCTGCAGAAGGAGCTGCTGGAGAAACAGAAGGAGATCACCTTCctgaagaggaagctggaggagaGAGAGGCGGCTGTCCTGCTGCTGGAGAAACATCTCAA TGGTCAGTGCGTGAGCCCTGAGTCTCCGTGTGGTCTGGTGGCTCAGGGCAGCGACAGCAGTGCAGAAGCTGATGTGGAGTCATCTGCTGCAGAGGCTGACCAGGCCACGCCGGACGATGCTGG AGGTCGATGTGACGTCCAGCTGGTCCGATCATCCGCCTGCTGGTGCCGACCATCGCTCAGCACGTCTCCTCCGGTCATCCAGGTCACCCAGCTGTCCCACCAGAAACCCCAACAATGA